A single region of the Curtobacterium sp. MCJR17_020 genome encodes:
- a CDS encoding MFS transporter: protein MIGFLAFQQSAVGTVTWLLLSELAPAQARGIAMGIGGIFVWMANFAIALVFLPLVDAIGAGATFLVFAGLGTAGIAFVRFFVPETKDASLHEIEETLKTGAIPIIETH from the coding sequence ATGATCGGATTCCTCGCGTTCCAGCAATCCGCCGTCGGCACCGTCACCTGGCTGCTGCTCAGCGAGCTCGCCCCCGCTCAAGCCCGTGGCATCGCCATGGGCATCGGCGGCATCTTCGTCTGGATGGCGAACTTCGCCATCGCGCTGGTGTTCCTGCCCCTCGTCGACGCCATCGGCGCCGGCGCCACCTTCCTCGTCTTCGCCGGACTCGGAACGGCCGGCATCGCATTCGTCCGGTTCTTCGTCCCCGAGACCAAGGACGCCAGCCTCCACGAAATCGAAGAGACTCTCAAGACCGGCGCCATCCCCATCATCGAAACCCACTAA
- a CDS encoding iron chelate uptake ABC transporter family permease subunit, with product MVLLLTAPILSRPMRALELGDDTATSLGLNVARVRLTITAGGVLLVAVVVAAVGPIGFIALTAPRVAAWLTGSTSIPLLASTGAGAAATVTADLMDSISWHRFRSPSAWSRRPLAACTSSLPSAAAADPSTETQPDGRFSQRSRTHR from the coding sequence ATGGTCTTGCTGCTCACCGCACCGATCCTCAGCCGACCGATGCGGGCACTCGAGCTCGGAGACGATACCGCGACCTCGCTTGGCCTGAATGTGGCAAGGGTTCGGCTGACGATCACCGCCGGCGGGGTGTTGCTCGTCGCAGTCGTCGTCGCTGCCGTCGGACCGATCGGATTTATCGCGCTCACTGCACCCCGGGTGGCAGCTTGGCTGACCGGGTCCACGAGCATTCCGTTGCTGGCATCCACCGGTGCCGGTGCCGCGGCAACAGTCACCGCCGACCTCATGGACAGCATCTCCTGGCACCGTTTCAGATCCCCGTCGGCTTGGTCGCGGCGGCCCTTGGCGGCGTGTACCTCCTCATTGCCATCGGCCGCCGCGGCGGATCCGAGTACCGAAACGCAACCTGACGGCCGCTTCTCGCAACGATCACGAACCCACCGGTAG